One genomic segment of Clostridium saccharoperbutylacetonicum N1-4(HMT) includes these proteins:
- a CDS encoding cell division protein FtsL has protein sequence MNKLARREYDYIKGNTVLAPERKRRVRKPDEKYKQIKRRVKKEALLRNQRKNDRKYLVTVAVVIFALGVATISGDNKVYSMQKRVSDMNSQIKQAQEKNDALNVGILKFSSLNNIEKKAEGNLGMYVPKKEEIVKVDFSDNYFAGIESNGVSQNTKENSIFSKLINLIK, from the coding sequence GTGAATAAATTGGCGAGAAGAGAATATGATTATATTAAGGGGAATACAGTATTAGCACCAGAAAGAAAAAGAAGAGTACGTAAGCCGGACGAAAAATATAAACAGATTAAAAGAAGAGTAAAGAAAGAGGCATTATTAAGAAATCAAAGAAAAAACGATAGAAAATACTTAGTGACAGTAGCAGTAGTAATATTTGCTTTAGGGGTTGCTACAATTTCAGGAGATAATAAAGTTTATTCAATGCAAAAAAGAGTTAGTGATATGAATAGTCAAATTAAGCAGGCTCAAGAAAAAAATGATGCATTGAATGTAGGTATACTAAAATTTTCTTCGTTAAATAACATTGAAAAAAAAGCTGAAGGTAATTTGGGTATGTATGTACCTAAAAAAGAAGAAATAGTTAAAGTTGATTTCTCAGATAATTATTTTGCGGGTATTGAATCAAATGGTGTCAGTCAAAATACTAAAGAGAATAGCATATTTTCAAAACTAATAAATCTTATAAAATAG
- the rsmH gene encoding 16S rRNA (cytosine(1402)-N(4))-methyltransferase RsmH, translating into MEFKHVSVLLNECIDALNIKADGIYVDGTLGGAGHSSHIVKHLSKDGMLIGIDQDKDALAAAKERLKDYSNVKFVHDNFSNIDSILNELDLEGVDGILMDLGVSSYQLDEASRGFSYMQDAPLDMRMNRDNDFSAYDIVNKYSEEELSKIIKDYGEERFAKRIANFIVNRRAEKPIETTLELVDIIKAAIPAKMRRDGPHPAKRTFQAIRIEVNSELKILNKTIEDGVNKLNKGGRMAIITFHSLEDRIVKLKFRELENPCNCPKEFPVCICGKVPTVKTISKKGIAPTDKEIEENPRSRSAKLRVIEKL; encoded by the coding sequence GATTTATGTTGACGGTACATTAGGTGGAGCAGGACATTCTTCTCATATAGTAAAGCATCTATCAAAGGATGGAATGCTTATTGGAATAGATCAAGATAAAGATGCTTTAGCTGCAGCTAAAGAAAGATTAAAAGATTATAGCAATGTAAAATTTGTTCACGATAATTTTTCTAATATAGATAGTATTTTAAATGAACTAGATTTAGAAGGAGTAGATGGAATTCTTATGGACCTTGGGGTCTCATCATATCAACTGGATGAAGCTTCTAGAGGCTTTAGTTATATGCAGGATGCTCCTTTAGACATGAGGATGAATAGAGATAATGATTTTTCAGCATATGATATTGTAAATAAATATAGTGAAGAAGAGTTGTCTAAGATTATTAAAGATTATGGAGAAGAAAGGTTTGCTAAAAGAATAGCAAATTTTATAGTGAACAGAAGAGCTGAAAAGCCTATAGAAACAACTTTAGAATTAGTAGACATAATTAAAGCTGCAATTCCAGCAAAGATGAGAAGAGATGGACCACATCCAGCGAAAAGAACTTTTCAAGCTATTAGGATTGAGGTTAATTCTGAACTTAAGATATTAAATAAAACAATTGAAGATGGGGTTAACAAATTAAATAAAGGTGGAAGAATGGCAATTATTACATTTCATTCATTAGAAGATAGAATTGTAAAATTAAAATTTAGAGAATTAGAGAATCCTTGTAATTGCCCTAAAGAATTTCCAGTTTGTATTTGTGGAAAAGTGCCAACGGTTAAGACGATTTCAAAAAAAGGAATTGCTCCAACTGATAAAGAAATTGAAGAAAATCCAAGAAGTAGAAGTGCTAAGCTTAGAGTTATTGAAAAATTATAA